A stretch of the Hyalangium minutum genome encodes the following:
- a CDS encoding enolase C-terminal domain-like protein, with protein sequence MAAGHPRGSGAAPIERVEVSAYQIPTDAPEADGTFAWDSTTLVVVELTAGGQRGLGYTYTDAVAAALISRVFAQELRSQDAMDIPARMTALLRRVRNLGRPGLVSMALSAVDAALWDVKARLLGLPLARLLGAVRERVPLYGSGGFTSYSVERLQQQLAGWAEQGIPRVKMKVGSHPEEDPARVRAARTAIGDRVELFVDANGAYTVAQTLALADRFAECGVSWFEEPVSSDDLEGLHRVRSRAPAGMAVAAGEYGDGGIYFRRMLAAGAVDVLQADVTRCLGITGFLQADALCDVYQVPLSGHCAPALHAHVACAARRLVHLEYFHDHARLERMLFEGVPEVREGALVPDLSRPGLGLELKRADAARYAMGDNT encoded by the coding sequence GTGGCGGCAGGGCACCCACGGGGCAGCGGGGCGGCACCCATCGAACGGGTGGAGGTATCCGCGTACCAAATCCCCACGGATGCCCCTGAGGCGGATGGCACCTTCGCGTGGGACTCCACCACGCTGGTGGTCGTGGAGCTGACCGCCGGGGGCCAGCGGGGACTCGGCTACACGTATACGGACGCGGTGGCCGCGGCGCTGATCTCCCGCGTCTTCGCCCAGGAACTGCGCTCTCAGGACGCCATGGACATTCCCGCGCGGATGACGGCGCTGCTGCGCCGGGTGCGCAACCTGGGGCGGCCGGGCCTGGTCTCCATGGCGCTGTCCGCTGTGGACGCCGCGCTCTGGGACGTGAAGGCCCGGCTGCTCGGCCTGCCTCTCGCACGGCTGCTCGGCGCCGTGAGGGAGCGGGTCCCCCTCTATGGAAGCGGAGGGTTCACCTCGTACTCCGTGGAGCGGCTCCAGCAGCAACTCGCGGGCTGGGCCGAGCAGGGCATCCCTCGCGTGAAGATGAAGGTGGGAAGCCACCCCGAGGAGGATCCCGCCCGCGTCCGTGCCGCCCGCACGGCCATTGGAGACCGCGTGGAGCTCTTCGTGGATGCCAATGGCGCGTACACCGTGGCGCAGACCCTGGCTCTCGCGGACCGCTTCGCCGAGTGCGGCGTCTCTTGGTTCGAGGAGCCCGTGTCCAGCGATGATCTCGAGGGGCTCCATCGCGTCCGCTCACGCGCCCCGGCCGGCATGGCGGTAGCAGCGGGGGAGTACGGGGATGGCGGCATCTACTTCCGCCGCATGCTGGCAGCGGGCGCGGTGGATGTGCTGCAGGCGGACGTCACACGGTGCCTGGGCATCACCGGCTTCCTCCAGGCGGACGCGCTGTGTGACGTCTACCAGGTGCCGCTCTCCGGGCACTGCGCCCCAGCGCTCCACGCCCATGTGGCATGCGCGGCCCGGCGGCTGGTGCACCTGGAGTACTTCCACGATCACGCCCGGCTGGAGCGGATGCTCTTCGAGGGCGTGCCCGAGGTGAGAGAGGGCGCGCTCGTGCCGGATCTCTCACGTCCGGGGCTGGGGCTGGAGCTGAAGCGGGCGGACGCCGCCCGCTACGCGATGGGGGACAACACATGA
- a CDS encoding FAD-binding and (Fe-S)-binding domain-containing protein → MRTFALLETLIDQHRLKRGRRPEQVPERRERQEVDVKGLELALRERLEGEVEFDAGSRALYATDSSNYRQVPLGVVRPRSIEDVMEIVRVCRRFGAPLLSRGGGTSLAGQSCNVAVVMDFSRYLNRILHVDPERKRVRVQPGVVLDNLRKFTIDRYQLTFGPDPSTHNRCTLGGMIGNNACGTHAQRAGRMEYNVEELEVLTYDGLRLRVGPTPEPELERIIRDGGRRGQLYAGLKALRDKYAPLIRERYPKIPRRVSGYSLDELLPEKGFNLARALVGTEGTCVTVLEATLRLIPEPRARSLVVLGYPDVFQAADHLPEVLESQPIALEGLDGVLVNDMRRKGMHPKDVALLPEGDGWLVVEFGGDSKEDSDAQAQKLMSRLKRHAHAPTMRLYDKPDVEHLIWEVRESGLGATAFIPGEPDAWEGWEDSAVAPDQLGAYLREFKKLLGSFGYRTALYGHFGQGCLHCRINFDFTTRAGIQKYRRFVEEAADLVVKHHGSLSGEHGDGQSRAELLPKMFGEELVRAFGEFKAIWDPANKMNPHKKVSPYRVDENLRLGTQYAPPPLDTHFQYPEDRGSFARATLRCVGVGKCRREQGGVMCPSYMVTREEKHSTRGRAHLLFEMMQGEPLKGGWRSEHVKDALDLCLSCKGCKSDCPVNVDMATYKAEFLSHYYSGKVRPRHAYAFGLIMFWSRLASLAPRVANFFTQTPGLSRVAKWAAGVHPARSIPPFAPRSFQSRVRGRKPAPTTRGPVVLFPDTFNNFFHPDTAGAALEVLEAAGFEVRVPQGFVCCGRPLYDYGMLDTAKALLQHTLARFREEIRAGVPFVFLEPSCAAVFRDELVNLFPHDDDAKRLKQQTFVLSELLEKKASDFQVPTLRGRALVQGHCHHQSVMKFEQESEVLKKIGLDWEKPDSGCCGMAGAFGYEESHYETSVACGERVILPKVREAPRGTLVIADGFSCREQIRQGSGRTPVHLAHVLWAALRRKQHLLDRDEPEKALLEEAQALLVSGTVPKARWGALAGAGLLAVGAAAGIFLGVSQVNSLRKRLS, encoded by the coding sequence ATGAGGACTTTCGCGCTTCTCGAGACGTTGATCGATCAGCACCGGCTCAAGCGAGGCCGGAGGCCCGAGCAGGTCCCTGAGCGCCGCGAGCGGCAGGAGGTGGACGTCAAGGGGCTGGAGTTGGCCTTGCGCGAGCGGCTCGAAGGGGAGGTGGAGTTTGACGCTGGCAGCCGCGCCCTCTACGCGACGGATTCCTCGAACTACCGGCAGGTCCCGCTGGGCGTCGTGCGTCCCCGCTCCATCGAGGATGTGATGGAGATCGTCCGTGTCTGCCGCCGGTTCGGCGCGCCGCTGCTCAGCCGGGGAGGGGGCACGAGCCTGGCGGGCCAGTCGTGCAACGTGGCCGTGGTGATGGACTTCTCCCGGTACCTGAACCGCATCCTGCACGTGGATCCCGAGCGGAAGCGGGTTCGGGTGCAGCCCGGCGTGGTGCTGGACAACCTGCGCAAGTTCACCATCGACCGCTACCAGCTCACCTTCGGTCCAGATCCCTCCACGCACAACCGCTGCACTCTGGGAGGCATGATCGGCAACAACGCCTGCGGCACGCACGCGCAGCGGGCGGGGCGGATGGAGTACAACGTGGAGGAGCTGGAGGTCCTCACGTACGACGGGCTCCGCCTGCGCGTGGGCCCCACTCCGGAGCCGGAGCTCGAGCGCATCATCCGAGACGGAGGCCGGCGCGGGCAGCTCTACGCGGGGCTCAAGGCGCTGAGGGACAAGTACGCCCCGCTCATCCGCGAGCGCTACCCGAAGATCCCCCGGCGCGTCTCCGGCTACAGCCTGGACGAGCTGCTCCCGGAGAAGGGCTTCAACCTGGCCCGGGCCCTGGTGGGCACCGAGGGCACGTGCGTCACCGTCCTGGAGGCCACGCTGCGGTTGATCCCCGAGCCTCGGGCCCGCTCGCTGGTGGTGCTGGGCTACCCGGATGTGTTCCAGGCCGCGGACCACCTCCCCGAGGTGCTCGAGTCCCAGCCCATTGCCCTGGAGGGCCTGGATGGGGTGCTCGTGAACGACATGCGCCGCAAGGGCATGCATCCGAAGGACGTCGCGCTGCTGCCCGAGGGCGACGGCTGGCTCGTCGTGGAGTTCGGAGGGGACTCGAAGGAGGACTCGGACGCGCAGGCCCAGAAGTTGATGTCACGCCTGAAGCGCCACGCCCACGCGCCCACCATGCGCCTCTATGACAAGCCCGACGTGGAGCACCTCATCTGGGAGGTGCGTGAGTCCGGGCTGGGTGCCACCGCCTTCATTCCGGGCGAGCCGGACGCGTGGGAGGGTTGGGAGGACTCAGCGGTGGCTCCGGACCAACTGGGAGCCTACCTGCGCGAGTTCAAGAAGCTCCTGGGGAGTTTCGGCTACAGGACGGCGCTCTACGGCCACTTCGGCCAGGGCTGCTTGCACTGCCGCATCAACTTCGACTTCACCACGCGCGCGGGCATCCAGAAGTACCGCCGCTTCGTGGAGGAGGCGGCGGATCTGGTGGTGAAGCACCACGGCTCGCTCTCGGGCGAGCACGGGGATGGACAGTCCCGCGCGGAGCTGCTGCCGAAGATGTTCGGCGAGGAGCTGGTGCGTGCCTTCGGCGAGTTCAAGGCGATCTGGGATCCGGCCAACAAGATGAACCCCCACAAGAAGGTGTCGCCCTACCGGGTGGACGAGAACCTGCGGCTGGGCACCCAGTACGCGCCGCCCCCGCTGGACACCCACTTCCAGTATCCAGAGGATCGCGGCAGCTTCGCCCGGGCCACCCTGCGCTGCGTGGGCGTGGGCAAGTGCCGCCGCGAGCAGGGCGGCGTCATGTGCCCCAGCTACATGGTGACGCGCGAGGAGAAGCACTCCACACGTGGCCGGGCGCACCTGCTCTTCGAGATGATGCAGGGCGAGCCCCTCAAGGGCGGCTGGCGCAGCGAGCACGTGAAGGACGCGCTGGACTTGTGCCTGTCGTGCAAGGGCTGCAAGTCCGACTGCCCGGTGAACGTGGACATGGCCACGTACAAGGCCGAGTTCCTCAGTCACTACTACTCGGGCAAGGTGCGGCCGAGGCACGCCTATGCGTTCGGGCTCATCATGTTCTGGTCGCGGCTCGCCTCGCTGGCGCCTCGGGTGGCCAACTTCTTCACGCAGACGCCGGGGCTCAGCCGCGTGGCGAAGTGGGCGGCAGGAGTGCACCCGGCGCGGAGCATCCCGCCCTTCGCCCCTCGCTCTTTCCAGAGCCGGGTGCGCGGCCGGAAACCTGCGCCCACCACGCGCGGGCCCGTGGTGCTGTTCCCGGACACCTTCAACAACTTCTTCCACCCGGACACGGCGGGCGCGGCCCTGGAGGTGCTGGAGGCCGCGGGCTTCGAGGTGCGCGTGCCCCAGGGCTTCGTGTGCTGCGGCCGCCCGCTCTACGACTACGGCATGCTGGACACGGCCAAGGCGTTGCTCCAGCACACCCTCGCTCGCTTCCGCGAGGAGATCCGCGCGGGGGTGCCCTTCGTCTTTCTGGAGCCGAGCTGCGCAGCTGTGTTCCGGGACGAGCTGGTCAACCTCTTCCCGCATGACGACGACGCGAAGCGCCTGAAGCAGCAGACGTTCGTGCTGAGCGAGTTGCTGGAGAAGAAGGCGTCGGACTTCCAGGTGCCCACGCTGCGAGGCCGGGCACTGGTGCAGGGCCACTGCCACCACCAGTCGGTGATGAAGTTCGAGCAAGAGAGCGAGGTGCTGAAGAAGATCGGATTGGACTGGGAGAAGCCAGACTCCGGCTGCTGCGGGATGGCGGGGGCGTTCGGGTACGAGGAGTCCCACTACGAGACGAGCGTGGCGTGCGGAGAGCGCGTCATCCTGCCCAAGGTACGGGAGGCGCCGCGAGGCACGCTTGTCATCGCGGACGGGTTTAGCTGCCGGGAGCAGATCCGGCAGGGCTCGGGGAGGACACCGGTCCACCTGGCGCATGTGCTGTGGGCGGCGCTCCGGCGCAAGCAACACCTGTTGGATCGGGATGAGCCTGAGAAGGCCCTGCTCGAAGAGGCCCAGGCGCTCCTCGTGAGTGGGACCGTCCCGAAGGCGCGGTGGGGCGCCCTGGCAGGCGCTGGGCTGCTCGCCGTGGGGGCTGCCGCGGGCATCTTCCTTGGTGTTTCCCAGGTGAACAGCTTGAGGAAGAGGCTCTCCTGA
- a CDS encoding thiamine pyrophosphate-requiring protein: protein MSATVGDYLLYRLSQWGIRRIYGYPGDGINGIIGALGRTTEFQFIQARHEEMAAFMACAHAKFTGEVGVCLATSGPGAIHLLNGLYDAKLDHQPVVAIVGQQARAALGGHYQQEVDLVTLFKDVASEYVTMVTKSAAVRHAVDRAVRIAQIERTVTCVIVPNDLQEETYEKPARAHGTLHSSVAYSVPRVLPQEQDLRRAADVLNAGKKVAMLVGAGVLNAADEVMQVAEVLGAGVAKALLGKAVLPDDLPYVTGAIGLLGTKPSWDLMMECDTLLMVGTSFPYSEFLPKEGQARGVQIDLDGRMLAIRYPMEVALTGDSKETLRALIPMLQRKQDRSWREQVEKGVRQWWKTSEAQAMNSANPINPQRVFWELSPKLPDGVILTADSGSGTNWFARDIKIRKGMMASLSGNLATMGCGVPYAIGAKFAFPHRPVLAMVGDGAMQMNGNGELVTVAKYWKQWKDPRFIILVLNNRDLNQVTWEQRVMAGDPKTPATQDLPDFPYAKYAESLGLKGIRVDRPEQIARAWDEALSADRPVVYEAYVDPDVPPLPPHITFEQATNFARSLLGGDVDAGGVMKQSIKGMVDKLLPHKD, encoded by the coding sequence ATGAGCGCGACTGTTGGTGACTACTTGCTCTACCGCCTGAGCCAATGGGGGATCCGCCGCATCTACGGGTACCCGGGAGATGGCATCAACGGCATCATCGGTGCGCTGGGCCGCACCACGGAGTTCCAGTTCATCCAGGCACGCCATGAGGAGATGGCGGCCTTCATGGCGTGCGCCCACGCCAAGTTCACCGGAGAGGTGGGCGTGTGCCTGGCTACCTCGGGCCCCGGTGCCATCCACCTGCTCAACGGCCTGTATGACGCGAAGCTGGACCACCAGCCCGTGGTGGCCATCGTGGGCCAGCAGGCGCGCGCGGCGCTGGGCGGCCACTACCAGCAGGAAGTGGATCTGGTGACGCTCTTCAAGGACGTGGCCAGTGAATACGTCACCATGGTGACGAAGTCCGCGGCGGTGCGCCACGCGGTGGATCGCGCGGTGCGCATCGCGCAGATCGAGCGCACGGTGACATGCGTCATCGTCCCCAATGATCTCCAGGAGGAGACGTACGAGAAGCCCGCGCGGGCCCACGGCACCCTCCACTCCAGCGTCGCCTACAGCGTGCCGCGCGTCCTCCCGCAGGAGCAGGACCTTCGCCGCGCCGCGGATGTGCTCAACGCGGGCAAGAAGGTGGCCATGCTGGTGGGTGCGGGCGTGCTCAACGCCGCTGACGAGGTGATGCAGGTGGCCGAGGTACTGGGCGCCGGCGTGGCCAAGGCGCTGCTGGGCAAGGCGGTGCTGCCAGACGATCTGCCCTATGTGACGGGGGCCATCGGCCTGCTGGGCACCAAGCCTAGCTGGGATCTCATGATGGAGTGCGACACGCTGCTGATGGTGGGCACCAGCTTCCCGTACTCGGAGTTCCTCCCGAAGGAGGGACAGGCCCGCGGCGTCCAGATTGATCTCGACGGCCGGATGCTGGCCATCCGCTACCCCATGGAGGTGGCGCTGACAGGCGATAGCAAGGAGACGCTGCGCGCTTTGATTCCCATGCTTCAGCGCAAGCAGGACCGGAGCTGGCGCGAGCAGGTGGAGAAGGGCGTGCGCCAGTGGTGGAAGACGTCCGAGGCGCAGGCGATGAACTCAGCCAACCCCATCAACCCGCAGCGGGTGTTCTGGGAGCTGTCGCCCAAGCTGCCAGACGGCGTCATCCTGACGGCGGACTCGGGCTCGGGGACGAACTGGTTCGCGCGGGACATCAAGATTCGCAAGGGGATGATGGCCTCTCTGTCCGGCAACCTGGCCACCATGGGCTGCGGGGTGCCCTACGCCATTGGCGCGAAGTTCGCGTTCCCGCATCGGCCCGTGCTCGCCATGGTGGGGGACGGGGCCATGCAGATGAACGGCAACGGCGAGCTGGTCACCGTGGCCAAGTACTGGAAGCAGTGGAAGGACCCGCGCTTCATCATCCTGGTGCTCAACAACCGCGACCTGAACCAGGTGACGTGGGAGCAGCGGGTCATGGCAGGGGATCCGAAGACGCCGGCGACGCAGGACCTCCCGGATTTCCCTTATGCGAAGTACGCGGAATCGCTGGGTCTCAAGGGCATCCGGGTGGACAGGCCTGAGCAGATCGCCCGGGCGTGGGACGAGGCGCTGAGCGCGGACCGGCCCGTGGTCTACGAGGCCTATGTGGACCCGGATGTGCCGCCGCTGCCGCCCCACATCACCTTCGAGCAGGCCACGAATTTCGCCAGGTCCTTGCTGGGCGGTGACGTGGACGCCGGTGGCGTCATGAAGCAGTCCATCAAGGGCATGGTGGACAAGCTGTTGCCGCACAAGGACTGA
- a CDS encoding DUF2254 domain-containing protein: protein MTIYISTACPAPSPSLSVWLAVVMSLLSVAAFIYYIHHVAQSIRAVVILTRIGKEARASLEQMYPEGLGEDTEEAHTQRPQGHPSLVIPSAGNSGVLVAVDEQQLLTCAQEARITLALVPMMGDFVPHGSPLFEVWGDGACLNAKHLQEALQIAPERTIHQDTAFGFRQLVDIAERALSPGINDPTTAVQAIDQLHDLLRRMVRQRFPAPARRDETGALRMICPRPSWDSYVRLALDEVRQYGEGSIQVTRRLRSLLEDLLQVAPAFRREELERQLALLEARSAIRRGEQPPDTLGRVRGPAAGAPRRSAEGSPRPSTH from the coding sequence ATCACTATATATATTTCCACCGCATGTCCAGCCCCCTCCCCTAGCCTGTCCGTCTGGCTCGCGGTCGTCATGTCCCTGCTCAGCGTGGCCGCCTTCATCTACTACATCCACCACGTGGCCCAATCCATCCGGGCCGTGGTCATCCTCACGCGCATCGGTAAGGAGGCGCGCGCCTCGCTGGAGCAGATGTACCCAGAGGGCCTGGGCGAGGACACAGAGGAGGCTCACACGCAGAGGCCCCAGGGACACCCCAGCCTGGTCATCCCCTCCGCCGGGAACTCCGGGGTGCTCGTCGCCGTGGACGAGCAGCAGCTCCTGACGTGCGCCCAGGAGGCCCGCATCACGCTCGCCCTGGTGCCGATGATGGGAGACTTCGTCCCCCATGGAAGCCCCCTCTTCGAGGTCTGGGGTGACGGGGCTTGCCTCAACGCGAAGCACCTGCAGGAGGCGCTGCAGATCGCTCCAGAGCGAACAATCCACCAGGACACCGCCTTTGGCTTCCGCCAACTCGTGGACATCGCCGAGCGTGCCCTCTCGCCTGGCATCAACGATCCCACCACGGCCGTCCAGGCCATCGACCAGTTACACGATTTGCTGCGGCGCATGGTGCGCCAGCGCTTCCCCGCGCCCGCGCGCAGGGATGAGACCGGCGCGCTGCGGATGATCTGCCCCCGCCCCAGTTGGGACTCCTATGTGCGGCTGGCGCTGGATGAGGTGCGCCAGTACGGCGAGGGCTCCATCCAAGTGACCCGCCGCCTGCGCTCCCTGCTGGAAGACCTGCTGCAGGTGGCGCCCGCCTTCCGCCGGGAAGAGTTGGAGCGGCAGCTCGCGCTGCTGGAGGCCAGGTCAGCCATCCGCCGCGGGGAACAGCCTCCGGACACGCTCGGCAGGGTGCGGGGACCTGCAGCGGGAGCGCCGCGCAGGAGCGCCGAGGGAAGCCCCAGACCATCTACCCACTGA
- a CDS encoding mechanosensitive ion channel family protein: protein MRRSIPLLLWLFSLPALALDEGLGARLEGVLPPFFFAKPFGVLELWKWLGLALIVGVGVFAGRSLERLALRVVGRATALTSSGWDDQLVGAGRGPLRHLLFVLWVVAGGRLLMLPPPAQHVVDLGARSVVIATVAWFLLRFVRLAARFVEQKVGNEGSSADVGRARGLRTQLSVLRRITEVTVVLVAASLLLLQFEAVRHVGVSLLASAGLAGLVIGLAAQKSISTLLAGIQLSITQPVRIGDTVIVENEWGWIEEITLTYVVVKVWDLRRLVVPMTHFLDKPFQNWSKVSPEILGTIEVYADFQTDVVAMRAELRRILEQESEGLWDGKVNGLQVTGCTERAVLIRALVSAADSGKAWDLRCLVREKLIGWLQRQPHGLPLVRAEASHQLTGEPSLLLGVPAVAGARAGGNVLAVRSKE from the coding sequence ATGCGCCGATCCATCCCGCTCCTATTGTGGCTGTTCTCCTTGCCAGCGCTGGCGCTCGATGAAGGGCTGGGAGCTCGTCTGGAGGGAGTGCTGCCGCCGTTCTTCTTCGCCAAGCCCTTCGGGGTGTTGGAGCTGTGGAAGTGGCTGGGGCTGGCGCTGATCGTGGGGGTGGGGGTCTTCGCCGGACGCTCTCTGGAGCGACTGGCGCTGCGCGTGGTCGGACGTGCGACGGCCCTGACGAGCTCGGGCTGGGACGATCAGCTCGTGGGAGCGGGCCGGGGCCCCTTGCGCCACCTGCTTTTCGTGCTGTGGGTCGTCGCGGGCGGACGGCTGTTGATGCTTCCTCCTCCCGCGCAGCACGTGGTGGATCTCGGGGCGCGCTCGGTGGTGATCGCGACCGTGGCATGGTTCCTGCTGCGCTTCGTGAGGCTGGCCGCGCGCTTCGTCGAGCAGAAGGTGGGCAACGAGGGGAGCAGCGCGGACGTGGGCCGGGCCCGGGGCCTGCGCACCCAGCTCTCGGTGCTGCGGCGCATCACGGAGGTGACGGTGGTGCTGGTGGCGGCTTCGCTGCTGCTGCTCCAGTTCGAGGCGGTGCGTCACGTGGGCGTGTCGCTGCTGGCGTCCGCGGGCCTGGCGGGTCTGGTCATCGGTCTGGCGGCGCAGAAGTCCATCTCCACGCTGCTGGCGGGCATCCAGTTGTCCATCACCCAGCCCGTGCGCATTGGAGACACCGTCATCGTGGAGAACGAGTGGGGGTGGATCGAGGAGATCACCCTCACCTATGTGGTGGTGAAGGTGTGGGACTTGCGTCGGCTCGTCGTGCCGATGACTCACTTCCTGGACAAGCCCTTTCAGAACTGGAGCAAGGTGTCGCCGGAGATCCTGGGCACCATCGAGGTGTACGCGGACTTCCAGACGGACGTGGTGGCGATGCGCGCCGAACTCCGGCGCATCCTGGAGCAGGAGTCCGAGGGGCTGTGGGACGGCAAGGTCAATGGACTTCAGGTGACGGGCTGCACCGAACGAGCCGTGCTGATCAGGGCGCTGGTGAGCGCGGCGGATTCGGGCAAGGCGTGGGACTTGCGCTGCCTGGTGCGTGAGAAGCTCATCGGCTGGCTGCAGCGCCAGCCGCACGGGCTGCCACTGGTTCGCGCCGAGGCGAGCCACCAACTGACAGGAGAGCCCTCGTTGCTGCTCGGAGTGCCCGCGGTGGCGGGCGCACGGGCGGGTGGAAACGTGCTGGCCGTCCGGTCCAAGGAGTGA
- the speA gene encoding biosynthetic arginine decarboxylase: MAITSPPQHRWTLADALETYGIRNWGNPYFGINDKGHVCVHPDGPQAASMDLKELVEEVRRRGIGLPLLIRFTDVLRHRVRHLNEAFKKAITEQNYKGQYRGVYPIKVNQHRYVVETIVETGKQYGYGLEAGSKPELLAVMALLDNEDALVICNGYKDEEYVETALFFSRLGRKVILVVEKPSELPLIAEVARRTGIAPRLGVRVRLSTRGAGKWEASGGDRSKFGLTSSELMASIAFMRETGLLQHFELLHFHLGSQISNIRNVKNALREVGCFYVEVARQGAPLQYLDVGGGLGVDYDGSQTNFTSSMNYTTEEYANDVVFGVMEACDRAGVAHPTIVSESGRAVVAHHAVLVMDVLGTSEFDPAMAPDKVDEKAPSVVRNLVSTLRDVTNKNLLESWHDAQDSKEESLTLFSLGHLSLEQRVAAENVYWAICHKIMRIAREAGEIPEELESLEKQLSDTYFCNFSVFQSLPDSWAIDQLFPVMPIHRLNEKPTRKAVLADITCDSDGKIEHFIDKREVKDSLELHPLNDDDYLLGIFLVGAYQEILGDLHNLFGDTHAVQVSLAPNGGYLIDHVVEGDTVNEVLHYVSYNKDDLVARLRKFTEVALRQGRISLDESRTLLRMYEEGLSGYTYLERDVDAKFASANHGQLRLVAPHDTSVPPRITPPPTGT; encoded by the coding sequence ATGGCCATCACCTCCCCCCCGCAACACCGCTGGACGCTCGCCGACGCCCTGGAGACCTACGGGATCCGCAACTGGGGTAACCCGTACTTCGGCATCAACGACAAGGGCCACGTCTGCGTCCATCCGGACGGTCCCCAGGCCGCCAGCATGGACCTGAAGGAGCTGGTGGAAGAGGTGCGCCGCCGGGGCATTGGCCTGCCGCTGCTCATCCGCTTCACCGACGTGCTGCGCCACCGGGTGCGGCACCTCAACGAGGCCTTCAAGAAGGCCATCACCGAGCAGAACTACAAGGGCCAGTACCGGGGCGTGTACCCCATCAAGGTCAACCAGCACCGCTACGTGGTGGAGACCATCGTCGAGACGGGCAAGCAGTACGGCTACGGCCTGGAGGCCGGCAGCAAGCCGGAGCTGCTCGCCGTCATGGCCCTGCTGGACAACGAGGACGCGCTCGTCATCTGCAACGGCTACAAGGACGAGGAGTACGTGGAGACGGCGCTGTTCTTCTCCCGCCTGGGCCGCAAGGTCATCCTCGTGGTGGAGAAGCCCAGCGAGCTGCCGCTGATCGCCGAGGTGGCCCGCCGCACGGGCATCGCCCCGCGGCTGGGTGTGCGCGTGCGCCTGTCCACCCGCGGCGCGGGCAAGTGGGAGGCCTCGGGCGGTGACCGCTCCAAGTTCGGCCTCACCTCCTCGGAGCTGATGGCCTCCATCGCCTTCATGCGCGAGACAGGCCTGTTGCAGCACTTCGAGCTGCTGCACTTCCACCTGGGCAGCCAGATCTCCAACATCCGCAACGTGAAGAACGCGCTGCGTGAGGTGGGCTGCTTCTACGTGGAGGTGGCCCGCCAGGGTGCCCCGCTCCAGTACCTGGACGTGGGCGGCGGCCTCGGCGTGGACTACGACGGCTCGCAGACGAACTTCACCTCGTCCATGAACTACACCACCGAGGAGTACGCCAACGACGTGGTGTTCGGCGTCATGGAGGCGTGTGACCGGGCCGGTGTGGCCCACCCCACCATCGTGTCCGAGTCCGGCCGCGCCGTGGTGGCGCACCACGCGGTCCTGGTGATGGACGTGCTGGGCACCAGCGAGTTCGATCCGGCGATGGCCCCGGACAAGGTGGACGAGAAGGCCCCCTCCGTGGTCCGCAACCTGGTGAGCACGCTGCGGGACGTGACGAACAAGAACCTGCTGGAGTCCTGGCACGATGCCCAAGACTCCAAGGAGGAGAGCCTCACCCTGTTCTCCCTGGGCCACCTGTCGCTGGAGCAGCGCGTGGCCGCCGAGAACGTCTACTGGGCCATCTGCCACAAGATCATGCGGATCGCCCGGGAGGCCGGCGAGATCCCCGAGGAGCTCGAGTCCCTGGAGAAGCAGCTGTCGGACACCTACTTCTGCAACTTCTCGGTGTTCCAGTCGCTGCCGGACTCGTGGGCCATCGACCAGCTCTTCCCCGTGATGCCCATCCACCGCCTGAACGAGAAGCCCACGCGCAAGGCGGTGCTGGCGGACATCACCTGCGACTCGGACGGGAAGATCGAGCACTTCATCGACAAGCGCGAGGTGAAGGACTCGCTGGAGCTGCACCCGCTCAACGATGACGACTACCTGCTGGGCATCTTCCTGGTGGGCGCGTACCAGGAGATCCTCGGCGACCTGCACAACCTGTTCGGCGACACGCACGCCGTGCAGGTGTCGCTGGCGCCCAACGGGGGCTACCTGATCGACCACGTGGTGGAGGGAGACACCGTCAACGAGGTGCTCCACTACGTGAGCTACAACAAGGACGATCTCGTCGCCCGGCTGCGCAAGTTCACCGAGGTGGCGCTGCGCCAGGGCCGCATCTCCCTGGACGAGTCGCGCACGCTGCTGCGGATGTACGAGGAAGGCCTGTCCGGCTACACGTACCTGGAGCGGGACGTGGACGCGAAGTTCGCCTCCGCCAACCACGGCCAGTTGCGCCTCGTGGCCCCGCACGACACGTCGGTCCCGCCCCGCATCACGCCGCCGCCGACGGGCACCTGA